The following are from one region of the Staphylococcus argenteus genome:
- the der gene encoding ribosome biogenesis GTPase Der: MTKPIVAIVGRPNVGKSTIFNRIVGERVSIVEDTPGVTRDRIYSSGEWLTHDFNIIDTGGIEIGDAPFQTQIRAQAEIAIDEADVIIFMVNVREGLTQSDEMVAQILYKSKKPVVLAVNKVDNMEMRTDVYDFYSLGFGEPYPISGSHGLGLGDLLDAVVSHFGEEEEDPYDEDTIRLSIIGRPNVGKSSLVNAILGEDRVIVSNVAGTTRDAIDTEYSYDGQDYVLIDTAGMRKKGKVYESTEKYSVLRALKAIERSNVVLVVIDAEQGIIEQDKRVAGYAHEQGKAVVIVVNKWDTVEKDSKTMKKFEDEVRKEFQFLDYAQIAFVSAKERTRLRTLFPYIKEASENHKKRVQSSTLNEVITDAISMNPTPTDKGRRLNVFYATQVAIEPPTFVVFVNDVELMHFSYKRYLENQIRAAFGFEGTPIHIIARKRN, translated from the coding sequence ATGACTAAACCTATAGTAGCAATTGTAGGTAGGCCTAACGTAGGTAAATCTACAATTTTTAATAGAATAGTTGGTGAACGTGTATCAATCGTTGAAGATACGCCAGGTGTAACACGAGACCGTATTTATTCTTCAGGTGAGTGGTTGACACACGATTTTAATATTATTGATACTGGTGGTATCGAAATTGGTGATGCACCATTCCAAACACAAATTAGAGCACAGGCAGAAATCGCCATTGATGAAGCGGATGTTATCATTTTTATGGTTAACGTGCGTGAAGGATTGACACAAAGCGACGAAATGGTTGCTCAAATTTTATACAAATCTAAAAAGCCGGTCGTATTAGCGGTTAATAAAGTAGATAATATGGAAATGCGTACAGACGTGTATGATTTCTATTCATTAGGTTTTGGAGAACCATATCCAATTTCTGGATCTCATGGTTTAGGTCTTGGTGATTTGTTAGATGCAGTTGTATCACATTTTGGTGAAGAGGAAGAAGACCCATATGATGAAGATACAATTCGTCTTTCAATAATTGGACGTCCAAATGTAGGTAAATCAAGTTTAGTAAATGCTATCTTAGGTGAAGATCGTGTCATTGTCTCTAATGTTGCAGGAACAACAAGAGATGCAATCGATACTGAATATAGTTATGATGGACAAGATTATGTTTTAATCGATACTGCAGGTATGCGTAAAAAAGGTAAAGTATATGAATCAACTGAAAAATACTCAGTATTAAGAGCGCTAAAAGCGATTGAACGCTCAAATGTTGTTCTTGTAGTAATCGATGCTGAACAAGGTATTATTGAACAAGACAAACGTGTAGCTGGTTATGCACACGAACAAGGTAAGGCAGTAGTTATCGTTGTAAATAAATGGGATACAGTTGAAAAAGATAGTAAAACAATGAAAAAGTTTGAAGATGAAGTGCGAAAAGAATTCCAATTTTTAGACTATGCACAGATTGCTTTTGTATCCGCAAAAGAACGTACGAGATTACGTACATTATTCCCATACATTAAAGAAGCGAGCGAAAATCATAAAAAACGTGTTCAAAGTTCTACATTGAATGAAGTTATTACAGACGCGATTTCGATGAATCCTACGCCAACAGATAAAGGAAGACGACTTAATGTCTTTTATGCGACACAAGTTGCCATTGAACCGCCAACATTCGTTGTATTTGTGAATGATGTTGAATTAATGCATTTCTCTTATAAGCGCTATTTAGAGAACCAAATCCGTGCTGCTTTTGGATTTGAAGGTACGCCAATTCATATTATAGCTCGAAAAAGAAATTAA
- the rpsA gene encoding 30S ribosomal protein S1: MTEEFNESMINDIKEGDKVTGEVQQVEDKQVVVHINGGKFNGIIPISQLSTHHIDSPSEVVKVGDEVEAYVTKVEFDEENESGAYILSRRQLETEKSYSYLQEKLDNNEIIEAKVTEVVKGGLVVDVGQRGFVPASLISTDFIEDFSVFDGQTIRIKVEELDPENNRVILSRKAVEQEENDAKKDQLLQSLNEGDVIDGKVARLTQFGAFIDIGGVDGLVHVSELSHEHVQTPEEVVSIGQDVKVKIKSIDRDTERISLSIKDTLPTPFENIKGQFHENDVIEGVVVRLANFGAFVEIAPGVQGLVHISEIAHKHIGSPGEVLEPGQQVSVKILGIDEENERVSLSIKATLPNEDVIESDPATTEAYLDNEDEDNPTIGDMIGDKLKNLKL; this comes from the coding sequence ATGACTGAAGAATTCAATGAATCAATGATTAACGATATTAAAGAAGGTGACAAAGTCACTGGTGAAGTGCAACAAGTTGAAGATAAACAAGTTGTTGTTCATATCAACGGTGGTAAATTTAACGGTATTATACCTATTAGTCAGCTATCTACGCATCATATTGATAGTCCAAGTGAAGTTGTAAAAGTGGGCGATGAAGTTGAGGCGTATGTCACTAAAGTTGAGTTTGATGAAGAAAACGAATCTGGAGCTTACATTTTATCTAGAAGACAACTTGAAACTGAGAAGTCTTACAGCTATTTACAAGAGAAATTGGACAATAATGAAATCATCGAAGCGAAAGTTACGGAAGTAGTTAAAGGTGGTTTAGTCGTAGATGTAGGACAAAGAGGTTTTGTACCAGCTTCATTAATTTCAACAGACTTCATTGAGGATTTCTCTGTATTTGATGGACAAACAATTCGCATTAAAGTTGAAGAGTTAGACCCTGAAAATAATAGAGTCATTTTAAGCCGTAAAGCAGTTGAACAAGAAGAAAATGACGCTAAAAAAGATCAATTATTACAATCATTAAATGAAGGCGATGTTATTGACGGTAAAGTAGCACGTTTAACACAATTTGGTGCATTTATTGATATCGGTGGTGTTGATGGTCTAGTTCACGTGTCAGAACTTTCACATGAACACGTCCAAACACCAGAAGAGGTAGTATCAATTGGTCAAGATGTAAAAGTTAAAATTAAATCTATTGATAGAGATACAGAGCGTATTTCATTATCAATCAAAGATACGTTGCCTACACCTTTCGAAAACATTAAAGGGCAATTCCATGAAAACGATGTTATCGAAGGCGTCGTGGTTAGGTTAGCGAATTTTGGTGCATTTGTTGAAATTGCACCTGGTGTGCAAGGACTAGTACATATTTCAGAAATTGCACATAAACATATTGGTTCACCAGGTGAAGTACTAGAACCTGGTCAACAAGTTAGCGTTAAAATTTTAGGCATTGATGAAGAAAATGAGAGAGTATCATTGTCTATCAAAGCTACATTACCAAATGAAGACGTTATTGAAAGTGATCCTGCAACAACTGAGGCATACTTAGATAATGAAGATGAAGATAATCCAACGATTGGCGATATGATTGGTGATAAGCTGAAAAATCTTAAATTATAA